In a genomic window of Halostella litorea:
- a CDS encoding succinylglutamate desuccinylase/aspartoacylase family protein codes for MVAPAAHSAERVTLARLPSGVEVATTVHTYASPANGPTVYVQAAQHGREVNGAAVLRRLHDRLVDADIAGRVVAVPVANPLTFDRVSYTTPERLDSVHSNMNRVWPGDADGTLHERMAARLWTYASEADAALDLHTGSPDMLTHVVYRDGDADARALARAFGTDLLLAEAAGEDADAEWHRRNFAGKFRVAAAREGIPAITPELAHNKQIVEEAVETGVDGVLNVLRHLGVLPGDGPAAGTPTVARNHLGRVDAADSGLFRPHPDRTLGERVTEGTPLGTLYDPTSYEVIQEATATHDGVLYAITREATVVAGGRLANVAIPRAE; via the coding sequence ATGGTCGCCCCGGCAGCCCACTCGGCGGAGCGTGTCACCCTGGCCCGGCTCCCGTCGGGGGTCGAGGTCGCGACGACGGTCCACACCTACGCGAGCCCGGCGAACGGGCCGACGGTGTACGTGCAGGCGGCCCAGCACGGCCGCGAGGTCAACGGCGCGGCGGTGCTCCGGCGGCTCCACGACCGGCTCGTCGACGCCGACATCGCCGGCCGGGTCGTCGCCGTGCCGGTGGCGAACCCGCTCACCTTCGACCGCGTCTCGTACACGACGCCGGAGCGACTCGACAGCGTCCACTCGAACATGAACCGGGTGTGGCCCGGCGACGCGGACGGGACGCTCCACGAGCGCATGGCCGCGCGCCTCTGGACGTACGCGAGCGAGGCCGACGCCGCCCTCGACCTCCACACCGGGAGCCCCGACATGCTGACCCACGTCGTCTACCGGGACGGCGACGCGGACGCCCGCGCCCTCGCCCGGGCGTTCGGCACCGACCTCCTGCTGGCGGAGGCCGCCGGCGAGGACGCCGACGCGGAGTGGCACCGCCGGAACTTCGCCGGGAAGTTCCGCGTCGCCGCCGCCCGCGAGGGGATCCCCGCGATCACCCCGGAACTCGCCCACAACAAACAGATCGTCGAGGAGGCCGTCGAGACGGGCGTCGACGGCGTTCTGAACGTCCTCCGTCACCTCGGCGTGCTGCCGGGCGACGGCCCCGCGGCCGGGACGCCGACCGTCGCGCGCAACCACCTCGGCCGGGTCGACGCCGCCGACTCGGGGCTGTTCCGGCCCCACCCGGACCGGACGCTGGGCGAGCGCGTGACCGAGGGCACGCCGCTCGGCACGCTGTACGACCCCACGTCCTACGAGGTGATACAGGAGGCGACGGCGACCCACGACGGGGTGCTCTATGCGATCACCCGCGAGGCGACCGTCGTCGCCGGCGGGCGGCTGGCGAACGTGGCGATCCCGCGGGCGGAGTGA